The Anabas testudineus chromosome 1, fAnaTes1.2, whole genome shotgun sequence genomic sequence ggaccaggaccaggatcagaatcaggaccaggaccaggatcaggaccaggaccaggaccaggatcaggaccaggaccaggatcaggaccaggaccaggatcagTGTCGTCCAGACAAATCCAGTGAACCGTACGGAGTCATGTCTGCttcacatctgtgcagatgttaaTTTCCTTGATGAATGAACGAAGTTTTGGGACAGAATCGaccaacaaaatgaaaacacgtcaggtgtttcccatcatgccctgAGGGGCTGCAGGTGGACTACTGCTGCTACATTTGGGGGAAGTCGGACATTTGAACATCGCCCTAATTCTTGTTTGTGATGACACCTTCCAAACACTAGGTGTCGCTGCTGTCTAGTAGTTCACACGAACAGTTCCTTTATTTCGATTTTGAAACTTTCTGTTTAATGAACTTTCACTAAAGTAAATGAGTCTGAGGAAAACTGCAGTAAACCACTAGTACTAGGAGTACTAGTACTAACTAAGTGTTCATGTTAAATTCACCATAAAACTCAAGTTAAGCTAAATCTCGGAGCCTCGGGACTGTGTGGAGCTGCAGGTCCGGGTACTGACTCAGTCAGGTTCGTTAGTGAACGTGGAGTCTTCGGGGTCCTGAAGGTCCAGAAACCGGGATGagtgaaaatagaaaatcacaCGTTGGAGCTCGCGGGGCCGCGCCTTCGCCGATCTTTCCTGCGGGGACGCGCAGACAGCCTCTGCTCCTTTAAGGGTGAGACCCCCCcatcctccccccccccccccccccccgcccgGGCGGCCTCTGAGGGAGGAGGACGCCGCTCCAGCGGAGCTGTGATGGGGATTTGAAGAACCCAGTCCGCTCGGCTCGGCTCGGCTCGGCTCAGCGCGGGTCCCGACACTTTAACCTCCGCTTCGGATGTAACCTGATCGGATTCGACCTGTGGACTCAACGGCCGCTTGTTTGGTTGTTGCCTAGAACTGGAGGCCGGGATCGGGGCAGCGTGTGCCCGGGCTGGTGCTGCTGTCGGCGGAGTGTCGCGGTCGGTCGGACCCGCGGAGACCTGCTGCTGTTCGTACGGTTtggaatacacacacaggattaACGGATCAGCGCTCCGGTACCGGGACTTGGATGTGTGTTTTGACCCGCGGGAGTCACTTGGAGTCCGGGcggagagacggcgacggcgaTGGCGCAACGGGTGCGTAAAAAAGAAGTTTTATTAGAGACTTGAGGACGATTTAAGTCCAGGTCCGAGACCAGTTCCGAGACCAGCTTCACAAGTTTGATGGTTCCAAAGTCTGGACCTGTGAAAAACCAGTTTCCTTCAGTCGGGGCCAAAAATCTGAGACGAAGAAAAAATCGAGAAttgaattagaaataaaataaaaatcaacaaatgtCGAAAACTTTCTGTCGCGTTTCATCctttgactttatttaaaatcctttttaaaatgtttttattcccGTGAgttgaaagaggaaaaacttctaaaaataattttcacagACGAACATTTGTAACAACAACACTTTTAATTATTGTGgaattaaatctttattttgaatcattgtgtttttccgtttaaaatgttttaaaccttTTTCCAGTTGAACCTTAGGCCTCAAATTTTCAGTTGGTCGAACAGAAACCATCAGGCAGCAGCTTTCTAAAAACTCCTGAACGAACCGTTTGTGACCCACAAACACCGACACGTCGTCGGTGAGTTCCCGTTCACGGCAGAACTGACGCACATTCAAAAGTTAAATCAGGTagaatatatatagaaatattgaACCAGATCAGATGATTGATTCTAGATCAACTATTTATAAAGTAAATACTattgaaaatgttaaatcatcaaacaaaaatctaaaactgacaaagtctaaaaaaaaagtgaagttaACAATATTAAATTCACAGATTATACAAACGATTTATTTCGGAAAagtaaaatcatgtttttgattttagcagatttgtttctctctcgtcttttaaagattttttttgccATAATTTCCCTCCATAtttcacattaataataaaacagcaccAACACGAGCAGATCCACAgtttttagaataaaaaataaaacgacaaactttattttttaacctttagtattgaaaataaaacttgGATTTTCTACACGAGTTAATTCACATGATGATAATGTTCATGTGTCTTATGATCAATGTGCTTTTTAGgaaaaccttgttttttttaaaaggccTTTGTTGAGTTTGAGCTTTTCACTGGAGTCAAAGTGGATTCAAATTATAGAAAAATCTAGAGCAACAAATAATCcgtttttgtttattcaaatgtCCTGATTCAGGTTTACGGattctgttttgcattttcttgtTTAGTGTTCACATTATTTTGTCCTGTTCCGTTTCAACTTCAAATACTTTAATCTAAAAGTTGAATCAAATCCTCAGTTTAGATCAAATCCACAGGAAGTGGAACGTGTTACTATTTAAAGTGGTGTTAGAGGTTATTATTCCCCCCCCCATGATTTACAATctaaaaacttttaaaactgtgaaaaatgttctGATTAAAAGATTCAAACTTATCGAAACTTATTTATTCTGACTTATTGTGGTGAAAAGTAACTAAGCTGCATTTTGTGTTCAGAAGTACACATTTGAGGTATTTGTACAAGATTTCTTTGCTATACTCTATTTCTTTATACTCTACTACGTTCCAGAGAGGAATACTGCACTTTTTACTGCGTTCCATTTATCTGAGAAAGTTCAGTGTTTGCAGACAAattgtaaatgaatgaatggattcGTCAACTcaactattttaaaaatcatttacttcattgttttgttgtgtaacGAGGAGTTTGACTtcgaaataaaataaaacactgaataattaGTTTGAATTAGTTTcagttaaaacagtaaaacacatgacAAAACTTTTTAATAATCATACAatacttttaatactttaagTACACTTTCCTGATTGTACTTACATAGTTTTACTAATTTCCAATGCAGGACATTCACTGTGTGGTATTAGTACCagttctgtactgtatgtaaaagcTAAAAATACTTCTTGTACGCGGTCGCTCGGTTTTTGTTCTCTCAGATTTCATCAGACAGATTTTTACTGTAGGCACAAGTGGGACAAGTACTCAGGTCTTTaaagtaatagtagtagtagtagtagtagttagtagtatCACAGCGGCTAAAACTTCATCGAAGTGCAACATGAAGAAAAGTTGAAAGCTGAGTTGAATCTGTGGCTTTAATTCCTGACGTGTTTGTCACTTTAACGCTGCAGCTGGGAACAGTTGAGTAGAAGGACTTCACTATTCTAACGTGTTTATACTGTGCTTTATTAGTCTCATTCTCCGAGTActgcagtaaaaagtaaagtattgACGCGAGGTTGAAGTACGAAGAAgctgaaaatggaaatacttcactatgttttaaatacaaatactttCACTGCTCAACCTCTAGCTGATCTTAACTGAACTAAATGTACTTCTCTGAATTTgagtaataaaacaaagtatAATCCCAATACTTTACTGACCCCAGTAGTATACAAAGTACTTCAAATTCTGGTTATTAGATTGCAAACATATGAGCATCAAAACAGCGTGTGAGGGTTAAATCAGCTCCATTTTAATACTTCAAGAACTTTGAGCTAGTACTTTTTGTACTTCCAGTAagtaatgttttgaatgcaGCAGTACACTGTGGTAACATgtgatacttttacttaagtaaaagtactgagTACTTCTGACACCACCTGAAACTGTCAGAGAAATAtagtaaaaaatgaaatgtactCTGTAAATGTAGTATGAGGATAAGAAAGTACTccacttgagtaaatgtactacACTTATCACATCGATTACATCtgatcgttttttttttttaaactcacttCCTCtcaggaggtcaaaggtcacctgtctcctgtctctgtttcagtaTGAAGACCTGGCCCACTATGCGCTGGAGCCGGTGGCTGGGGTGTATGGAGACccgcaccaccaccaccaccaccaccacgctGCCGCCGCCGCTGCCCGCTCCCTGCAGGCCGTTCACCTGGCAGCTGCGGCCACGGCTGCTGGTCCCTACCCCCCCCACCAGTACTCCCAGTCCTCCCACAGCAGCGGCAGCGTGGCCGCCACAGCCGGGGACGTCAGCAGGGACAAAGACGCCATTTACGGGTAAGATGAGTTCActgacactgtaaaaataaCGAAAAAGACAGGACTAAAGAAGCTCTGTGTCCCACTGTGAGATCACGTTCCTCAAGTCCACTTTATTTCAGTACAAATACTCCATGAAGTAACAGAACTTCATTCTAAACATATCAGCAGTGACGGTACTTCCTCCTATCAGATGTTTAGTAGATGTAGTTGAACTTCAGGTACTCGAACTGCAGCTGTGCAGTATCTGTAGTACAGTGAAAACTACAACAGTCCGTTTACAGTTGAACTAACACACGAGTTTGAAGTTGGATGAATCTTAAATGTATGGATCGCCTCTTACAGACACACTCAGGGACTCTCTGAGAGAAAACGGGGCCCCGGGTGCAGTAAAGGCCCCGGAGACTCGTTCATGTTGgacgtttgtgtgtgtaacttCCTGTgtgtagttgttttgtgtctttttgtggttGCGTCTATGTTCAGTTGTTCCGTCACTGTTGGTTATTGTAGTGGTTTCTGTCTATGAGGTAGTTTTGCATCTTTTCGTCGACGTGTGAGTGACTTTAAAACAAGAAAGATTTAGTCGGTCAGCGCCCAGCTCCCTGTAGCCTCTGGGCCTGCACCCAGCGCACCGGTTCAGTCATGGATCCATGTACATGACAACACAAACGGAAACTTCCACCACCTGGTTTGGTGTAAATACAGTTGTTATGTTGCTGTGATGATCAGACTGAAGCTTATAGAGAAGATGAACAGACAGGAATTCATCAACCCGTTCAATGAATTCACACATTAAATcatcagttttagtttttcataCGTTTTATCCTGTTTCAttctaaaatgctgcagaaggagaaaaaactgGTCAAAAAGTGAACACGAGGGtaaaacagctgcaaacaaagtaaaatcaACGATAACGTGGACGAGGTGGTGGAGCCCAAACACGGAGCACAAACAGCAGTGCACGATTAAATCAGTTACTGCAGGTTTAAGTAAACGTATTTACTACTGTCAGaggtttttaaagtaaaaatttgAAGTACTTATACTTTATGGGAGTATTCCcactgttttaatattttttcccACTACTTGTGAGAAGGAGATGTTGACCCGACATCTTGAATTTCTTTTCAGCttcagaagaaagaaacaaaaatatgaacCAATTAATGCTGATTTGTTACGTTTTGTGTGGAATAACCCTTTATTTCTGATTTCACCGCTGAGAGTACTGCGCTTTGATTACTGTGGTGGATTACTGTGGTGGATTACTGTGGTGAGTAGTAGTGAACCGAGCTTCAGCGTGAGTTTAAAGctaatccccccccccccccctctcctgCAGACATCCTTTATTCCCTCTGCTCGCACTgatttttgaaaaatgtgaacTGGCGACGTGCACGCCGAGAGAGAGCGGCCTGGCTGGAGGAGATGTCTGCTCCTCAGATTCCTTCAATGAGGACATCGCCGTCTTCTCCAAACAGGTACACAGAGACCAGATCAGGTCTGAGGCAGGGCCGCGTGAAACTTTAGGAAGTAACTAGTAGCTAAAGATGTCGGACTAATGTCTGAGTTTAAAGCAGCGTGAAAGGAAAATGGGAACATTAGTAGAACTCTACTTAAATGTTCTTAGCTgattgtctctctgtgtttttagatGAGATCGGAGAAGCCTCTATTTTCATCAAACCCGGAGCTGGATAACTTGGtgagtttgtatttttctaaacAGATGTAGAAACTAAAGACACCCAACAGTTACTTCCCATAAACCAGTGCTTGGTAAATCAGGTCCTCGGGGGCCACGGGCCACCTCCCTGCCCGTCTTCCCCCATAGACATGTTGCCATAACAACTGCATCACAACATAACTGGACAGAATTCAGCAGTTTGGTCTCAGCTGAGTGACGGCCAGCGAGAGGCGCGTTTTATTAAAACACCTTTGTCAGCAGAAACTTTTCCATCATCACGTCTGTGTTTGTTCAACAAAGACGTGAAAGATCAGGACAGTTTGTTTCAACGGCTCGGAAACATTGcgtttgttgatatttgtgactctGGTGAAGATCTGAACACATTTCAGGAaccacaaaaatgaaaagagtttCTCTGCGTGAACGTCCGTCACAGACTGCGCAGTGGGCACGAGGACGTGGAAAGTATGAACCGTCTCTTCCTCGTCGTCAGTCGCGCTGTTTTCTTCATCTGATACAAGCTCTGACACGGTGTGTTGAAACTTCAGCAGAGCTGTGCTGTCATCCTCCTGTCTCTATAACAACTGCACCAACAAACAGTCACGCCTCAGACTGAAGTGGAGGTCGCTGCTAAATTGAAATGATGCCGATCAGGGCAGAAACCTGCACGATGGTTTCTGTGTTCTGGTTCACGAAGAAGATGAATTGAACAGACTGATCAATGGGGTAAAACATTTCCAGAGGAGCAGCACCTCCCACTCCGTGCAAACGTTTCTGAAGAACAGTTTAAACTTCAGGTGTCGGTTTCTGAGTTCACATGACACACTAAAGAGCTGGTGGTCCTCTGTGTGATAAGAGTATAATCAAACATGGAAAGTTTTTCTATGGACTTTAAAAATGGAGAAATACTCCAGTTGCTGCAGCTCTTTCTGTCATACAGGACATGCCGAAGTCACTTGGTTTTACTGGctgttgaaatgaaatgaaccaGTATTGTAttgttcttactcttttgcAGATGATTCAGGCGATTCAAGTCCTGCGTTTCCACCTGCTCGAGCTGGAGAAGGTCCCAAAAACCTCTATTTATCAAAATCTAATTTGCTGATTAATCTGATCTAATGAGATTAGAACAAAGATGTTCGCTGTGCAGCTAATCCAGGATTAATCCTGAGCTAAAACCTCTGATCCTACAATAGTATTCACAGTACCTGTGTAATCTTACTGCAGTcttgtgtatgttttattctaCGTCGTTTATTCATAATAATTTGGTCTCTTATTTACCTGGGTGAATATAACATGGTTCGTAAACTATTATTAATCAACTCTGTTTACGTTTTTTCCAGGTTCATGAGCTCTGTGATAATTTCTGCCATCGATACATCAGCTGTCTCAAAGGGAAGATGCCCATCGATCTGGTGATTGACGACAGAGACGGAAACAAATCGGACAGCGAGGACTTTATCAGGTCATCGGGGGACAACCTGGATCAGGTGAGTTCTCGGGGTCACGTCAGGTTTTACTGTTTGTAAATCAGTGAGTTTGGTTTTGTCCAAATCATCTTAAATCAAAGGTCACTCTCTTGCCTGAAGCACAACTCAGCAAAATCCATCCACTGACGAAGACCCTGACATTCAGCTGAAAGCTCACGACCCTGAGCTGAGACCAACTGTTCTGcaggttttatttaaagcattaaaatgtCCAGGCATGAAGAATAAGAGAAGATTTAATGATCCAGCTGCAGGAGACACATCTGCTGAGtggtttttccttcttttcccaGAGaaccagaaataaaagagaagtcAGAGCAGGTTTAAATCAGCTTCTCTGCAGCCACTTGTCAGGCCTTTAACCCTTTTAAATGCCAACGAGTGCGAACTGGAGCAGCTTAGTGTTGGATGACCAGTCGCTCGAAAGCTCTGGATTCATTTTTATGTGCTTACTGTTTGTCGGGTCATACGCTGATCGTCTGCCTCGTCTTCATCCTTGTTACTGAGCCCTTATAGATCAGGTGGAGCCACCACAGAAGCCAAGAGAAGACCGGACCATCCCTCACATGAATACACGGTTTAGCATCGTTGGAGAATCGGCTGCAGCCACTAAACTTTAATAAGCTGCGTTTTCCTCTGCAGATTTCATGGAGCAGAGATCATGACGACACAGCGTCAGTACGCTCGGCTGGAACCCCGGGACCCTCCAGCGGTGGACAGACGTCTCACAGTGGCGACAACAGCAGTGAACAAGGTACAAATGAGTATGTTTGAGTACAGTAGTTtaaagaacagtgtgtgtggatcagtgtttgtatctgtgaaGGCCTGCTTCAATAAAGGTTTGCATGTACAAAGCCAAAACTTGATGTCACCTCCAAAAACCAGCACAAACCGCTCTACTAACAGTGTTCTGCGTCTGTCACAGGACTAAAATGGCGCACGCTGTGGTTTTTGTACCTTTTCTTTAATCCAAAATACAGCAAGGAGAAAATGCAGGTCCTGAAACTTACTGATGTCTGCATTTCCTTCAATCTCTAGCTCTTGCTGCAAGCTGTGGTCTCCCAAAGTAGgtttacatttatgtttgaGTCTTAGGTCCTGAAATCCTTGTTGTGGAGAACTCTGTCATAACCGATTCCTCAGATCACTACATGATTAAATCTGAGGAACAGCTTCTTTTTCCCACCTTAAGACATTGTGGGGATGGAAATGACTTTAAAATCATTGGAAAGTTTGAAAATCGTTCTTGTATGACCGGCacaagtgaaacacacaaaaccctCGTTGAAATGCAGCCACCTCCACCACATTTGCACCTGTTGTCAATTACACAGTTTTTCTTAGATCACCTGCAAAATGCCcaccaacaaaaaacacacacttttcaagAGCGCACATACAATTTGGGAATCGCTGTTTGGGGTCTTACTTCATTTTCGGTGTGTTTTATGACTTTGCATGAAAAATGCCTGTTGCTGTGCATGCTGGGTCTGAAATTGAGGAGGCGTGTGAGGGTTTATGAACAGTGGTGGACGTTTTCCCACATGGTGgacttttaaaagtaaaaggtGAAAAAGATGG encodes the following:
- the meis1a gene encoding homeobox protein Meis1a, producing the protein MAQRYEDLAHYALEPVAGVYGDPHHHHHHHHAAAAAARSLQAVHLAAAATAAGPYPPHQYSQSSHSSGSVAATAGDVSRDKDAIYGHPLFPLLALIFEKCELATCTPRESGLAGGDVCSSDSFNEDIAVFSKQMRSEKPLFSSNPELDNLMIQAIQVLRFHLLELEKVHELCDNFCHRYISCLKGKMPIDLVIDDRDGNKSDSEDFIRSSGDNLDQISWSRDHDDTASVRSAGTPGPSSGGQTSHSGDNSSEQGDCLDNGMASPSTGDDDDPDRDKLHNKKRGIFPKVATNILRAWLFQHLTHPYPSEEQKKQLAQDTGLTILQVNNWFINARRRIVQPMIDQSNRAVSQAAPYSTDGQPMGGFVVDGQTHMGIRAPGPMGGVGMGVEGQWHYM